The Apium graveolens cultivar Ventura chromosome 10, ASM990537v1, whole genome shotgun sequence nucleotide sequence gctctgtctcctacatagatgagtagtatttaaaccgagacaactgctaacccccatacatcttctcaaaaagatgtaatggttgaaaaggcacaaaaacaattactagattcattctctcaacagggtgcgtctattgaaatttgcctgtcggcaagggtatccgatgtagtgtcaccacttcaaacataaacaattcttgatgcacaaagaaaggttacacacacaaaggatgagttgacggaaacaagagtttcgaccattttaaggtcagattcgattgttcaaggttcgttaatggaccaattgcctttataggtgttaggagaggatattgatccataagccatatgtcagtggtcagtgtctacctccccaggcttaaatcccctggatgcatctgcagatagtggatctgacttaggtgcagatcgacaacttgttgataatgattcagatattacctgatgagtcacaaggaaatgtcttcacaggcattagaagggaactttgatctttatgctaaattctttggatcattgtttaccttcccagaattcaaatctggaaccctaaaagggaaactagcaacttgtagattatgactcagattcatctgacgagtttaacaaggatggggatttgcgaactcccattgcaccacctatgacctccttaaggatggctaaggtgattttccttgcaggtacagctagattatggagctatgagagaagagtgatacacttgtgagaatgagtataaacacgagtggagagaagagtgaaacacatgtgaggtacactaaacagaatcacacacccacagtgaggaagaaagagaaactacttgttatttcttttccaaccaagtgaaatatgagaacttcttcagacgacagcatacattccttcactaagggggagataaaagcttaagtaatagtttggaggattcctcaactaagggggagaaatagcagggagtaagaaaaagatcctacatgtacactacaccacaccattgttgtttgtaactacggatcctattgtacgggagaggtggtaaacacaaggtgattttccaagtaagggaagaagctgttaggggagtaccattggtttttatctgcggatcctattgtacgggagaggtggtaaacgaaggtgatcttctttaatcagttgattctcatagggggagaagcaagagagatatgtgcttctcaacaggaaatgtggttgtacaaaaagaagatgaaactacttgaagatatgttcagtctagaggaacatctacttggaatatggaaaatgttaaatctagtccagaacttctctaatatttactttgcatttctttttatatcttttttcttatttgttagttgagttatcctctaggtatttgtgtgttattgtctaacaaacaaatagggggagattgtaagtcatatgtcatagcctatttgtatattcgaggattcaactcaactcaaataagaatgtaataagtaaatagtggatctaccatcaaagagatctcgcaaagtaatatctgtcaaatgattcagagacaaggttcatctacagacttgaggaattaattcactggaagaagttcaagaaattgatcatgcctcagtgatataaatcaagattgtggatttaatcaagtgacagagatctcgtcagagtatcaattaattacaaggatttaatctgaagaaaatcaaagtatcaaagtcaagacatgaagaaacgtcacggaagttagtcactcatgaaccagacagtacatcgagtgtcaacattgaagtggtggaattgtttcataatttcagtgattttcagaagatattcagaagattggttgctgctcaggattagtattaattctctattaattaattaagtcatataatttaattaagaaaataaattatatctgcaaagattaatttattgattaattgaattaattgattaattaattcagaattaatattaaggactttcaggattttaattggtttaaaatctatttaaattcaaacaagataaactgattgtattagtatgacaatcggtatgacaataaatagtcataccgaaagtcatgctaattcatttaattgtcttgttagaattattattagattaaaaatctgttattaattcagcaagacaatctgattgtactaatatgacaatcggtatgacaatcaatagtcataccaaatgtcatgccagtacagttgattgtcctaccgaaagtcttgctgagctaaaaggaattGTCATGCCAGTTCTTTTGTGTTCGGCTGTTTTgttttaaaaagaagcagaagatcAATTCAACAAACAAAAAAAcagaaaagaagtcaagaacatacagagagaaaaagcagccaaatatttcatcttatctgctaattcaagatcacaatttctagtttgtaatgttaaatccaatcaactagaaatcattctcttgttcttgtgtaacaatctagcggatcaaaatccctagaacttaatctcaaattgcatttatcatttgaatctttttattacaaaaatagaaaaagttaatgtcgaatttattctagatttgtgataattaatttgagattaattccttgtaatcgatacagttgttgtaacacctttcaagtttaataatatttttatttaacttgaattttgtttcacattttttattccacatttattcaattattcggtactgtttgtattcaaccccccttctacaaacacattgggacctaacaaacaTACAAACTATTTTTTGAATCATTATGTCTTAcatattgttatctttattatttttaCATGATAATGAAAAACTCATTCATAAAAACATGCCTAGGACAAAAAAAAATAACCTTCACATTTATAAACTACACCTtagaaataaaaattcataaactttacaatttttaagaaatgggtAACAAATTCAATTACAATTAGTTTCtcttaaaaatataaatataattttaccCACCTTAATTATAAAAAACATATCaaattatttcaaaatttatgatAAATATTCTTTTGAATCATTATGTCTTTCATATTGTTATCTTTGTTGTTTTGTACATGAGAATGAAAAAATCATCCTAAAACATGCCTAATtgacaaaaaaaataataatttatatgaACAGTTTTAACAAATATAAAGTAGAAACAAATGAAaacttaaaatttaaaatttgaaagtTACATAAATAATCTTCTCATAACCACATCTAACTACCTAAATTCAACCAGCTAATTGCATTTGTCACAAGTTGGACATCACACTTCATCTGGCGAGAGAGTCTGCCTTGTCTCTCCAAAATACTCTTTTTCATATGGGGTATCTTATACTTGTTGGAGCCTTGTACTCTTAGAATTTCCATCATACACCTTTGCAGGGTACAAAAAATTTTGTTTAATGTTCTAGGAGGGTAAGCCTGAAATGATCTTTCAACAGGCGTGATAAGCTCATCAATGGTTTTTGGACACTCCTTATAGCGTAGTGATTGAATGGCATTGAAAAAGCCAAGGTCTAATATATTTAGATCAGGAGAGTTTGATGGCTGGCACATTAAACGAATATCAAATCCAAATCTTGAGACAACTTCACAAAATTCTCTATCAGTAGGATCAAGATGTGTTCTTGCATTATCTTGTTGAATGTACACAGTGATATTATTTCCATCTGGCCATTTTGCTCGAATATCCGGTAAAACTTTCTCGATCAAGTATGATCTTATTACGTCCCTTCCGATTGAAGTTATTACTTTTGTTTCAAGAGTTCCTGCCACTCGATTGACACTGCTCCTTTTAGCTGGCTCTTTTGTAACAAAAGGATATATGCCAATCTTACCGGAAAAAATTTCATTTCCTCCTGCGTCATATCGTGGCCTTGCTACTGCAGCAAAAAACATCACTTTTACAACAAAATTTTTACTTTTACATGTGCGATGAGGCTCCTCTTCATCTACAACAAGATAATAATTTTCAGATTTCTTGGTCAAATAAAACCACTTCTCATCAATATGAATGATATTCTCCATATTCACAAattgaggattatttggaaaACTATTTTTATCCAACATTGATAAACAAAATTCAACTCGACTTCTCTTGTTTTTATCGGTCAAAAATGGCTTGATAGAATTAGAATGTCTTCTTATTTTTCCACCACGTTTGAGGCACCTAAACAATGTTAATTTTGCAACCTTGATCGCATAGGCCGTAGAACGAAGAGTTGTCCGTTTAGACAGAGGAATACTTTTAAGTTGTTGAAGATCTATTTGTACTCTTTTGCGACCACAATTTTTTGTTTTAAGATGCGAAACATTAACCACTCCATTGGAAGTCTCCTTTGCCCTTTTCCAGATACGTTGAACCGTACGCATGGTAACTGAAAATTCATTTGCAACGGCCTTTGTTGTACCCCATTTTAACTTTCCATTTACACTTTTCTTTAATAAGGCAATGTATATGGCACGACGGTCATCAATGGATAAATTTTTTGTTTTTGATCTGACCATTGTGCCTGACTCATTTTCATCACCTGCAAAagtacatatacatatatatttatttacaaagaaaatgatttttaaaataacaaataaaatctaataattacaataatatttaattttaatttctctACTTTAACACCAACAATACATTTTAAATAtctataaaatttaaaaattatatgaaCTTGACACATTAAATCAATGGACTTTGCCAACTAAAATTTATAAGTTTGAATTAAAGCAAAAATATTAAcaacaattaaattcataaaCAATTTGATGAACTTAAGTTGTAAATTTTACCTTGTGTGTGAGGAGGAGAAGGATGCTCTGAAGGTGGAGGCTCATTCAAATCAAAACGAGGGGATTGGTTTAAATCAAAAATATATGATCTTGCATTTCTTGGAGTTAATTAAGTTGATTCATTTGTTCTTTCATGAGTATGAGATGTATACTCTTCTTGAAAAATATTATCTCCACCTACAATAGATTCAACAAAACATAAATATAAGAACACATAAccagatatatttattttaaaatacatataaaattaaaaataaagatcATACACATATATGTAAATATACAAAAATACATATTTGGAATCtaaaaaagattaaaaaaatatatCTATCTTGATTAAGATTAATACACTTAAGTTCATAACAATAAAGAAATCAATAAGATAAAATCAAGTGAAAAGTAACGTGAAAAAATATACGTATAAAAGAGAAAAGAAGGAAAATTTACCTTCTGGTATAGTTTCATCATAATCCACTGGTAAATTCAAATCAATGTTGATCATCTATACCATGAAAGTATTTTATATTGTCACTTGAAAATGTATACATCCTGTCTTGAACATATATAGAAGGGTAATTGGAGGGagttttgaaattaaaaattttaagttgAAGACTCAAATTTAGAATGAAATTTTTTGGAGGGAATCCAACATTCCCAGCATCTACGGAGGTTAAAAATAGTGAAGAGAAGTGTAGTAAATAGAGTCAGGTGaaaaaataatgaaagaagaaaAAGTGGAAGAGTCAGGTGTTTAAAAGTTCTAAAAATATTTAATGTATGTAAATAAGAGTCATTATAGTTAACAATTTTAAAGATAAAATGAACGTGTTGGTTAATGATTCTTAATATATGTGTAAAATACAAAAACGACTCTTAAACTGGGACGGGGGAGAAAAAAATCTGATAACTCAACAAACAAACATTTTAATGCAAGTGGTATTAAAGAACACGGATTTGGGCCAAATGTATTTATTTGACAAAGAAAATGTTACATTACATGTCACCTACTAAACACATGAGTGGACAATTATTTATTTTGCTACTAATCAGatatatttttttaatcttttttaGATTCCAAATATGTATTTTTGTATATTTACACTTAAGTTCATAACAATAAAGAAATCAATAAGATAAAATCAAGTGAAAAGTAACGTGAAAAAATATACGTATAAAAGAGAAAAGAAGGAAAATTTACCTTCTGGTATAGTTTCATCATAATCCACTGGTAAATTCAAATCAATGTTGATCATCTATACCATGAAAGTATTTTATATTGTCACTTGAAAATGTATACATCCTGTCTTGAACATATATAGAAGGGTAATTGGAGGGagttttgaaattaaaaattttaagttgAAGACTCAAATTTAGAATGAAATTTTTTGGAGGAAATCCAACATTCCCAGCATCTACGGAGGTTAAAAATAGTGAAGAGAAGTGTAGTAAATAGAGTCAGGTGaaaaaataatgaaagaagaaaAAGTGGAAGAGTCAGGTGTTTAAAAGTTCTAAAAATATTTAATGTATGTAAATAAGAGTCATTATAGTTAACAATTTTAAAGATAAAATGAACGTGTTGGTTAATGATTCTTAATATATGTGTAAAATACAAAAACGACTCTTAAACTGGGACGGGGGAGAAAAAAATCTGATAACTCAACAAACAAACATTTTAATGCAAGTGGTATTAAAGAACACGGATTTGGGCCAAATGTATTTATTTGACAAAGAAAATGTTACATTACATGTCACCTACTAAACACATGAGTGGACAATTATTTATTTTGCTACTAATCGTTCGCCCCCTcccccctccccctccccctccccctccccaAAACAAACAGCGCCTAAATCAACACCCCCCATTTTCTTGCAATCTTCTCCGACATTTTTTCCGATATCATTTTCAAACAAAATTGTATCTATACACAAATTCCAATTAAAACAAAACCAAAATTTAGGGTTTCGAATTCAATTATGAATATCTTTGATTTTCGAAAAGCTTTTTTCAGGTAATTCATTATTTACACATATGTATAATTTTGTTTGATATATTCATTGTTGAATATTTTttgattttattattattttttgttaTTATTCGTAGGCTTGTTTTTATCATTTGTTGATTAGTTGAGATTGTTGAAGCGGTTAGTTATATTAATTCAAGCGTGTACAGATTTGATAGAGGGGATTATACTGGTCTTAGTTTTTTTTTTTTAGGTTTTTCGATTGAGTTGATATTTTGTGGGTGTGAATTTGGTTATGGATTTGTCGATTGCGATTGCGTCTCCTTCGACCAGCAAGGTCCAGTGTTGTGATTGTGGGTGTGATTGTTCTACGATTACTCATCGGTCTGTTTCGGGGAATTGGCTTCGGACAGTGAAGCGCAAGTATGAGGAATTCGAGGTTGAGAAAGAGGTGTTTGAGATACCTGGTTTGGATATTGATATTTCTCAAGTTGCCAAAGTTGAACTAGGGAACGAATGTTTTATGCTTCGTGAGTTGGTTTCGAATCAGCAAGACTCGATTAATGATCTTTCCATAGAGTTGGAGAAGGAGAGGAACGCGTCGTCGTCTTCGGCTAATGAGGCCATGTCGATGATTTTGAGGTTACAGAGAGAGAAGGCGGAGGTTCAGATGGAACTTCGTCAGTTTAAGCGTTATGCGGAGGAGAAGATTGCACATGATGGAGAAGAGATCTCGGCGTTGGAGGACTTGTTGTATAGGAAAGATGAAGTTATTGAATCGCTTACGAGTGAGATACAAGCTTATAAGAATAGGTTGATGACTCTTGGTATTACAGAAGGTGAGATTGAGGGAGAAACAGGTGTTGCTGGTCGAGATAATAGTAATGGAAGTTGGGATGCCCAGTACGACATTCCCACTTATGATTACCCTCCTATTAAGTGCAATAGTAATGAGAATCAGGTCTCGTATGAAGTCAAAGATGATGTATCTGATGTGGATAAGCATGCATTTGGTGACACACCAGAGTCTCGTGATGAATTGAAGGATTTGGAATATCGGATAAATCAATTGGAACAAAATCCGACACAGAATCAGCCTGATGTGGAAGTTTTTGGTACAAAGAATGTGCTTGAAAAGGTTATAGTTGGTCATTCTCCTAGGCCGTATAAGCATGTGAGGAGATCCTCTAATGATAGTTCAAGTTCAATTCCTGCAATGGTTAAGGAAACAAGTTCAGATATTACCTATGATCTTGGCAGTGCTAAGAAGAAGGAATGTGTGCATGTACATGTAGAGGAATATCCTgatttgagaaattttgatatcGCATCTGAAGTTGAAGATGACATGAGTG carries:
- the LOC141691797 gene encoding uncharacterized protein LOC141691797, whose protein sequence is MINIDLNLPVDYDETIPEGDENESGTMVRSKTKNLSIDDRRAIYIALLKKSVNGKLKWGTTKAVANEFSVTMRTVQRIWKRAKETSNGVVNVSHLKTKNCGRKRVQIDLQQLKSIPLSKRTTLRSTAYAIKVAKLTLFRCLKRGGKIRRHSNSIKPFLTDKNKRSRVEFCLSMLDKNSFPNNPQFVNMENIIHIDEKWFYLTKKSENYYLVVDEEEPHRTCKSKNFVVKVMFFAAVARPRYDAGGNEIFSGKIGIYPFVTKEPAKRSSVNRVAGTLETKVITSIGRDVIRSYLIEKVLPDIRAKWPDGNNITVYIQQDNARTHLDPTDREFCEVVSRFGFDIRLMCQPSNSPDLNILDLGFFNAIQSLRYKECPKTIDELITPVERSFQAYPPRTLNKIFCTLQRCMMEILRVQGSNKYKIPHMKKSILERQGRLSRQMKCDVQLVTNAISWLNLGS
- the LOC141689789 gene encoding myosin-binding protein 7, with protein sequence MDLSIAIASPSTSKVQCCDCGCDCSTITHRSVSGNWLRTVKRKYEEFEVEKEVFEIPGLDIDISQVAKVELGNECFMLRELVSNQQDSINDLSIELEKERNASSSSANEAMSMILRLQREKAEVQMELRQFKRYAEEKIAHDGEEISALEDLLYRKDEVIESLTSEIQAYKNRLMTLGITEGEIEGETGVAGRDNSNGSWDAQYDIPTYDYPPIKCNSNENQVSYEVKDDVSDVDKHAFGDTPESRDELKDLEYRINQLEQNPTQNQPDVEVFGTKNVLEKVIVGHSPRPYKHVRRSSNDSSSSIPAMVKETSSDITYDLGSAKKKECVHVHVEEYPDLRNFDIASEVEDDMSDRIYTVDSVQQGVPYNSVTDQKVSVGVSENYVNKQKEPLYAGDLGDPDIKRLYTRLQALEADRESMRQALISMGTEKAQLVLLKEIAQQLCQDMSPARTLPVRKTSVIGSFSIFSLFKWIVSFVFWRKKARQPRYMFGMSAKNIGLLALLDKGPRAKPWRYISSTKV